ACGCCGACCTGCCGCACGAGCGGATGGCTGGCGAGCAGGGTTTCAACCTCGACCGCCGCGATATTCTCGCCCGAACGGCGGATCACATTCTTCTTGCGGTCGACGAAATGCAGGTCGCCGTCGGCGTCGCGCGACACGATGTCGCCGGTGTGGAACCAGCCGCCCTCCCATGCCTCCTGCGTCGCTTCGGGGTTCTTGAGATATTCGGCGAAGAAGCCGAAACGCGGATTGTCACCCGCACGGCGCACCAGAAGCTCGCCGGGCGCGTCGCCCGCGACTTCCGCGCCTTCATCATCGACGATCCGTATTTCGATGCCGGCGGCGGGGCGGCCGAAACAATGGGTGCCGCGCTTGCGCGGTTCGCGATTGGCGCAGATCACGCCGCCGCTGCCGGTTTCGGTCATCGCCCATGCCTCCACCAGCGGAAAGCCGAAGCGTTCCTCGAAAGGCGCGTGGAGTTCGCCCGGCGCGCCCGCGCCGAACCCGAAGCGGACGCGATGGTCGCGATCTTCCGGCCCTGCCTCGGCCGTCATCAGCATCGAAGGCATGACGCCCAGATAATGAAGGCATGTCGCCCCGCTGCGCCGGACCGAATCCCACCAGCTTCGTGGATGAAAGCGATCGAGGATGGTGAGGCACCCGCCGACGCTGATCATCGCCATCGTCGATACCGCCAGCGCGTTCATGTGGAACAGGGGGAGGGGCGTCAGCATGCGCTCTTCCCCTGCGCGCAGGGCGATGATCCCGCCGGCGTCGCGATACCAGTCGCCCGAATGGAGGAAATATTCGTTGGCAAGCACGCAGCCCTTCGGCGCGCCCGTGGTGCCCGACGTGTAAAGCAGCGCGGCCTCGGTCGCGGAGTCGGCCTCATCTCGCTCGCCCGCCGGCCGGGCAAGGGCGTGCATGGCCTCATCGGGGCGATAGGCGATCATGGGGTTCCCGGCTGCCGACGCCGCCGCCATCACTTCCTCTCGCCGCTCCGCCAGCACGAAGGCCGCGTCCATTTCCGAATGGCCGACAAGATATTCGAGCTCGCCGCGCCGCAGGTCGGGGTTGATCGGTACGATGGATGCGCCAACGCTATTGGCGGCAAGCCAGATCTCGATGAAATCGGGCCGGTTTTCCAACAGGATTCCGATGCGCTTCCCCCGGCCGAACCCGGCGGCGCGAAGCTGTTCCTGCCTCGCCCTGACCCGGTCGAGCATCGCGGCATAGCTGATGGCCCCCGGATCGATCCCGTAAACCGCCGCCGTTTCCGGAAGGACATAGAGAAAATCATGGTCGGGATAAGCACCGGCCGTCGTCGCGAACCTCGAAAAAATCGTTTCTTTATCCACGGTCTGCCCATCCAGAATCGTCGCGGCTTCAAAGCCCTGGTTATTATTATGCATACGCATATGTTCACATATATATCAAATGGAATCGGGGCCGAGTTCCGGCTTTTCATGGCCCCGGCAAGCCGGTTCGCCTTGCGGCGGATCAGCCGATCAGCTTTCGCCCTGGCGCAGATTGTCCGTCATGCGCGCGAGCACCCGGCGGCACGCCGCGAGGTCGGCCTCATGGATGCCATCGGTCAGGCGGGCACAATGGCCTTCCATCAACGGCCAGCAGTCGCGCAGCAGCTTTCTGCCCGCCTCGGTCAATATGATTTCCCGGCGCCGCATGTCCGTCTCGGGAATCCGGCGCTCGACCCAGCCCGATGCGGCCATGGCGTCGATCGTGCGGCTGGCGGTGGACTGATCCACGAAGGTCTGCACCGCGATCTCGTTGACGGTCAATCCGTTCGTGATGTGCAGGACCGACAGCGTGCGCAGCATCACCGTGTTGATCCCCTGCTGGCCAAGCGTCCGGTTCTGTACGGCCAGGCCCACGCTTGCCAGCCGGTTGACCAGATAAGGCAGGAAGTCTTCCAGTTCCGCAATGCTCGACGGCGGGGCGGTCTGGAGCAGTATTTCGGCGTCCGGGGTCACATCGCGTTTCCTGTCCTGCTATCGGATTTTTGCCTGCGTCTCGGAAGATAGCAGGTTCAATATATCGAGGGCCGATTTCAGATCGTCCGGCGACAGGCCGCCGAACCAGTCGCGCAACAGGGCGTCGTGCATGTCTCGCGCGGCCTCGAAGACCGCGCGCCCCTTCGGCGTCAGGCTGACGACGAACGAGCGGCGGTCGGATGCGGACATTTCGCGCGTGATGAGACCGTCCGCGACGAGCCGCCGGACAAGGCCGGTCACATTGCCGCCCGTGACCTTGAGCCGCTCGGAAAGTTCCCCCTGGCTCAGATTGTCGCCAAAACGATGCAGTTGGGCGAGGACGTCGAATTTGGCGATCGAGATTCCGAACTGGTCCAGGAAAATGCGGTTGAGTCGGGCATAGATCGTGCCCTGCAAGGTCAGGAGGCGAAGCCAGATTCGGGTCTCGATGTTCGAAAGCGGGTCGTGATATTCGCTCGATTGGGTGCCGGATTGGCCGGTTTGCGTCATGATAGGCACTTTGCTGGGACAGATCGTCATGTGGGTCTGCACCGGCATCTGGGCCCGCGCGTCACGCGAATGACTGCATCGTGCGGATCAGCCCGTCAAGATCGGCATCCTCGCCATCCTTGATCGCGGTCTCGCGCAGACGGCGAGCCCAGCCGGCGGCATCCTTGCGGCCCGCGATCCGTCCTATCTCGGCGATGACCCGATCGAACTTCGACAATCCGCGCGCATGGGTGTCGGAATAGCCCTTGATCAGCCGACGGCATTTCAGCACTTCGACGCCCAGTTCATAATTGCGGCGCGCCATTTCCATCGCGAAATCGAGCCATTCGGTCCGATGCGCTTCCTCTTCGACATGGCGCAGCGAACGCCGGCGCATGCCGCGCAGCCCCGCGAGCGTGTAGAGCATCAGGAACGAACCGGGCGAATAGGTGCGGACGCGCCGTCCCTTGTTCACGCGGCGATCGAGCCAGCGATACAATCCTTCCCGCCGCTTCAGCCAGTTGGCAAGGCCGGCGGGCAGCATCCCCGCGATTTCCTCCATGCGCGGATGCATATATTCCGTTGTCGAGAGGATATGTTGCGCGCCGACCCCGATCTCGCCTTCGATCCGTTTCCGCCGCGCGCTACGGGTCTTGAGGTCGGCGACGCGGATGACATCGTCATAGGCCATCGCGTTCGCGGCATATTTTGCGGCCGTCACCGTCAGCGCAAAGCCCTGGGCATCGCCGCCGATCTCCTTGTCGATCGCATGGACGTGCCGCAGCGTATCGAGATATTGCCGCCCATAGGCCTCATCCTGGAAATCGACCACCTTCTTCAGCCCGGCGAACGCGATGGACCAGGCTGCCTGGGGAAGCTCTTGCCGCAATCGCGCGAGCAGCGGCGCGACCCGCGCGTCGGAAGATGTCTCCGGTACCGGATCGGTCGATGCTCCCTCCGGCTCCACGGGCTCGGCGGCCGGTGCGGGTGAACGGGTCGCCTGTTCGAATGCCCTGTCAAAGGTCCGCAGGCTCGCCGCGACGCCGCGTCCGTCCTTGCCGATCACGCTGTGATAGTCCTCGATCGGGAAGGGCAGCACGCCCGATCCGGCGAGCGCGCCGAACATCGCGGCCGAGATGACGCTTCCGTTCCGCGTGGCGAGCGCATCCATGTCGAAGATGATCTGCCGCCGCGCGCTGATGCCGATGGCGTCGACGACCGCGCCGCTCTCGGCAATGCCCTTGCCCGGCGCGCTTTTCTCGGAAATCGCGAAGGAACGGTGGTTCGATGCGATGAGCGTCGTGCGATCCGGCGTGACGATTCCGCGCAGGATCGAACGGCCAGCCTCCATGAATTCGGAAGCCATGACGACATCGACATCGCCGGGTGTCGGCATCTGGGCGAGGATCGGGCGCTGCCCGTTCGCCGGCTTCATCATCTCGACATAATAGATTGTCGCGCCGGTTCGCTGGGCCACGCCGGGGACCGAGGTGGATTGCGCCACCCAGCCTGCATTCTCGGCCAGGCTGACGATCCATCCGGTCAGCACGCCGCCGCCCTGACCGCCCATCGCCACGATCGCGATCGCGATCGGCCGCTCGGTCGCCTCGCCGGCCGCCGCCAGCGGGAGCTTCACTGTTTCATCGAGCATCAGGCTTCTCCGAAGCTGATCCGGCGCCGGTCGCGCCTGGTCTGGAGAAAATGGATGAGCGCCATCGACATCCTTGCCTTGAACCGGTCCCAGCCGGTCGGGTTGTGGATCAGGTCGGCGCGGTAGAAGGACGGGCACAGCGCCGCCGCCTCTGACACTTCGCCGCAATTGCCGCATCCCACGCAACTATTGTCGATGGCGGCGACGGGATCGTCGCGCAGCGGATCGTCGAGATGCTTGACCGAAAGCGACGGACAGCCGGAAAGACGGATGCAGGCATGGTCGCCCGTGCAGATGTCCTCGTCCACCCCGAAACGCTCGATCACCACGCGCTTGCCATCGCGGATTTTCCCGGCCGTTTTCGGTTTCTCGCGGCGCTGGCGGTTGAGCATGCATTCGGAGGAGGCGATGATGACCTTCGGCCCTTCGACCTCGGTCGTCAGCGCTTCCTTGAGCAGCGAGCGCATGCGCCCGACATTATAGGTCCGGTCGACCTGGCGCACCCACTTCGCGCCCACGCCTTCGACCGCCTTCGATATCGGATTGTTCGTATCGCGGTTCTTGTTGACCGCGCGCGAGGAGAGGATGTCCTGCCCGCCGGTCGCGGAGGAATAATAATTGTCGACGATCAGGAAAACGCCGTCATGCTTGTTGAAGACGGCGTTGCCGATCCCGGTCGTCAGCCCGCCGTGCCAGAAACCCCCGTCGCCCATCACCGCGATCGGCCGCTTGTTGCCCTTCTGGCCGAAAGCGGCGGCCGATGCCCCGCCCAGGCCGAAGCCCATCGTCGTGGTGCCGATGTTGAAGGGCGGCAGAATGGAGAAGAGGTGGCAGCCGATGTCAGCCGATACATGATGCTCGCCGATCTCCTGCTGGACCAGCTTCATCGCCGCGAAGATCGGCCGTTCCGGGCAGCCCGTGCAAAGCCCCGGCGGCCGGGGCGGCACGACGTCCTTCAATCGTTCGACCGCCGGCTCCGCCAGCAGGGAATCCGCTTCTGGCAGGGGAGGGCGGTTGCCGAGCAGGCGCGGCGCGCTGCCTTCCATAAAGGACAGCACGCCCTTCATGATGACATGGGCGGTATAATCCCCTCCCATCGGCAGCACGTTCTTGCCCCATAGGCGCGTCTGGATATCGCGCCGGCGCAGCACGGTGTTGAGCGCCTGCTCCAGATAATCGGGCTGGCCTTCCTCGACGATCAGCACGGCGTTTTTGCCCGAAACGAAATCCGCGACCTCGCTCTCGATGACCGGATAGGTGACGTTCATGACGTAGAGCGGTATCCGCGTATTGCCATAGGCGTCGGAAAGGCCGAGATATTGCAGGGCGCGGATGACGTTGTTGTACATGCCGCCCTGAAGGATGATGCCGACTTCCGCCTCTTGCGGACCGAAGACCTCGTTCAGCTTATGGTCGCGGATGAAGTCGATGGCCGCGGGCAACCGCTTGCGGATCTTCTCCTGCTCATGCGCATAGGCTGCGGGCGGCAGCACGATGCGGTCGAGATCACGCTTGGGCGCTTCGAGCGCTTCCCGGATCGTCGGGCTGGGCCGCACATTGTCCTTGCATTCGAAGCTGCCATGCATGTGGCAGGTCCGCACGCGTACTTCCAGCATGACCGGCGTGTTGGAGGCTTCCGACAGCTGGAACCCCTTTTCGATCATGTTGACGATGCAGGCATGATCGGGGCGCGGGTCGAGCAGCCACATCTGCGATTTCATCGCGAAGGCATGGGTGCGCTCCTGCATGATCGAGGAGCCTTCGCCATAATCCTCGCCCACGATCACCATCGCGCCGCCCGTGACGCCCCCCGACGCCAGATTGGCGAGCGCGTCGGATGCCACGTTGGTTCCGACCGTCGATTTCCAAGCGACCGCGCCGCGCAGCGGATACATGACCGAAGCGGAGAGCATCGCCGCCGCCGTGGCCTCGCTCGCCGAGCTTTGGAAATTCACGTCCAGTTCGTCGAGGATATCCTTGGCGTCGGCCAGCACGTCTATCAGGTGGGAGATTGGCGAGCCCTGATAGCCGCCGACATAGGCGACCCCGGCCTGAAGCAATCCCTTGGTGATCGCGAGTATCGCCTCGCCGCGAAAGACGTCGCCATCCCCCAGCCGCAAATGTTCCACTTCCCGCGCGAACGATCGCTCCGCCATAATATCCGTCCAAAAATATGAATATGCATATGTTTATCAGTAAATGATTTGGGTGGCAACCGGAGTTCCGCGCCATTCCCCGGTCCGTATCAGGTCATGCGCAGATCGACGCGCTGCGCATTGCATGAGAAGCCCGGCATGTAGCGCCGCAGGAATTCGGTCTGGATGGCGGCGTTCTGCGCCGGTCCCTCCGCCTTTTCCAGCGCCGACGACAGTAGCGCCTCGTCGCGTCCGAAGGCATGGATGCCCTTGAGGTCCGCCCATGCGATCCAGAAGGACTTTCCGTCTGGCGCGATCCATTTCGGCGAAATCTGGGGCGCATAGGCGCGTGCTTCGCCGTCCCCGCCGGGCGTCCATGCCGTTTCTTCGTGAATCTGCCGCCACGGTCCCCACGGCGTGGCGGCGACCCAGATGCCGAAATAGCTCGGCTTGCCGAATTCGGTTCCGTCGGGCGCGCAGCCGATCCCCGCGTTCGCCATCATGTACAGACCCAGCGGCTCGTTGAAGACGACGCTGGGGAGCCATGATTCCACGACCAGATCGCCGGGAAAGAGATTGGTGTAATTGACCCATCCCCGCGGGAAGACATGGACGGGTTTGCGCTGCCCGATATCCGCCGTCCAGCGGGCGTCGCCGCGCCGCTGCCCGGCATAATATTCATAGGCGGAACGATCCGGAAGGCGGTCCGCCGGTGCCCGGAACAGCACCAGTTCGTTCATCCGGCCGTCGACGCTGCCGTTGGTTCCGTACACATAGATATAGCCGTCGCGGTTCGCGCCATAATCACGGCCCATCTGGAGGATCGAGAGCAGCGAGAAGCACCCGTCCGGTTCGTTGAAGAAGGTGAAGCGATCGCGCGATTGCTCGTCCCAATCCTCCCACACGACAGGCGACGATCCATCCCGGTTGCGCCAGTTCGATCCGCCGTCGTCGGAGTAGATCAGCTTCGCGCCCGTCCAGCGCCGCGGGCGATCCTCCGCCCGGTCGAGCGTGCTCAGGAACTGGTAGAGCCTGCCCCGCGCCGCCAGCAGGCCATGCCCAAAATAATGGGGCGCGTCTTCGGGCCGGGCCGACAGGTTGAGTTCGGGATAGCCCGGCAGGTCGGTGAAGGACACATCGGGGGGCGATCCTGCCGCCGCCCACAGGCGGCTGTTGTAGAAAGCCTGGGGAGGGTCGGCCCATCCCGGCCCGTCATTGACGGCGATGATCTGGCGGTCGTCGGCCGCCCAGCTCATCTTGTATCCGTCGCCCAGCCCTCCCAACCGCAGGATGGTGTCGTCGCGCCGCTGTGCCGCGCGCACCCGCTCGGCATTGTTGCTGGCGAACGGTGCAGCGGCAAGGGCGGCCGGCGCCAGGGCGATGCCCATACTGACGGCGCCTGCTCCCTTCAGGAAATCGCGTCTATCGGTCATGTGGTGAGTTTCCCTTGGGCGACCCGTTCCAGGAGCAGGCTTATTCAGGCGATCATGGAGGCGAGAGGCAAGGCCCGAGCGGCATTACTTGACCTCTTCGCCAGTCTTCATCTGAACGGTGCCGTCTTCACCGACCTTGAACAGCGGATCTTCCTTCTCGCAGAAATATTCCGACATTTCATATTCGTCGTTCCGCTTGTAGCCATAAGTGAAGGTATATGGCTCCTGCAGCATCTTGGGATCCTCGATCGTGATCTTGTTTTCGATCAGATTGGGTGCGGTCAGACGGATGCGTTCCGTGATCGTCATCTCATCGCTGTGCGGGATTTCGAAGAAGCGGACATCCTCCTTGACGCCCTTGGTGGTCACCACCAGGGTATCGCCTTCCCATTTCGCGGTCGACATACCGTAATAGCCGGGGGTGATGTCCTCAAGGGGCGGCATCTTACGGTTCAGGTAGATGCGGCGAGTCTGGGTGAGGAATTCGGCCAGAACGGTGATCTGTCCCGGCGTTTGGAGGATCTGGAGCGGAAAGATCGCGCCCATGACCGACGGCATGCCTTCGGGGATGCACAATGTGTTGGGATCGGCCAGCGGCGTACCGGCTTTCAGCTTGGCATCGCGTTCGGCGCGGATGGCCTTCCACTCGCTCGCATAAGGTTCCTTGAGCTTGGGGCCGTCACCGGGCACTGGCAGTTCAAGGAAGGTATTCTCCTCACCTGTGACGGGGTCGGGCGCGAAAGGGTCGGGCCAGATTTCCCAAACGCCCGTGATATTGGGCTCTGCCGTCTGCGGCGTATTTGTCGCGCCGGCCTGCTGAGGGCTTGTGCTGGCCGGCTGGGTGTTTGCGCTGGCCTGCTGGGTCTTTGCGATGCTGCTATGGGACGCGAATGGCATGAACGCCGCGGCGAGCAGGACGGTTTTCGCAAACTTCATCGGAATCCTCCAGGGATGTCGAGATTATGGGTGAACGGATGCATCGCAATGGTGCCCGGGAATTGCCGATTCTTCGGGAGCGTCGGTCGTGGTAGCATGAGCCACGACCGACGCCCAGTCGGCGCATGGGACAGGGGATTCACCAGGCGTTGAGCGTCTTTCCATCGGGTGTCTTGATGGTCTTGAGCATCCCACCCGGCTTTCCGTTGCGCAGCGGGTAGAAAGTTATGTCCACAACATCGCCGGCTTTAAGGATGGAGGGTTTCCAGCCGAGGCGGGACAACATGTTCACGCTGTTACATTCCAGCGTGAATATCTGCATGGCGCCTTTTTCGTCCCGCGCTTTCACGAGAACGAACGAATGGGGATTGGTGTATCGGAATTCGGTGACGACCGTCTTCGTCTTGGTGGACTGTTTGGTCTGGTCGAACATGGCAAATGAATGGTGCGCGTCCGCGACCGACGTCATGCCCGCCAGCGCCGCGAAACAAATGGTCGCGGCCAGCAGCATATTCTTCCTCATCAACATCACTCACTCCCGAGGGTCATTCCTTGTTGCCCCGGCATCGCGATGGCGATGCAAGGGAGATTGGGTGCAATCCGTACCTGACCCAAACATGGCCTGAATTTATCAGCGGGGACGTTGTGAATACGCCTAATAACAGTTGTGAAACCGTTACATGTCGCGAGAAATGTGGCGAATTTGCGTACCTTTTTCATTCTCTCCACGGGACGGCCGCGTTACGTGGGGTGCCGAAAGACTTGGACTTTGTTCCGCATTGTTCACTATACGTAACGGCATGACAGTGGCTTCCCACTCTGCTTCGCCGCCTAACGGGCGGGCCGGCGATCCGACGGCCGGCGAAGATTCGCTTCCGCCGCATCACCAGGCGCTGCTGGCCGCCGCCGAGCCGCTGCGCGCCGAGCTGCGCGCGAAGCGCACGGGGACATTGGCGCGTCTTTTCGAACTCCTCCTTGCCCGCACGATCGAAGGCCGGCCGCCCACCGAACTCGAAATCGCCAATGAGGTGTTTTCCGACGGCAGGGTGATCGATTCGACGCAGGATTCGACGGTGCGGGTCTATGTCCATCGCCTGCGCAAGCTCACCGAAAGCGTATATGCGGACCGCGAGGGCCCCGCGCTCGAAATCCGCAAGGGCGAATATCGCATCGAGTTGAAGGAACCCGCATCAGCCGAGCAGAGCGGTCCGTCCCCGCCGCAGGACAAGGGCATGGCGTCGAATGGTACGCG
This genomic window from Sphingobium cloacae contains:
- a CDS encoding indolepyruvate oxidoreductase subunit beta family protein, yielding MLDETVKLPLAAAGEATERPIAIAIVAMGGQGGGVLTGWIVSLAENAGWVAQSTSVPGVAQRTGATIYYVEMMKPANGQRPILAQMPTPGDVDVVMASEFMEAGRSILRGIVTPDRTTLIASNHRSFAISEKSAPGKGIAESGAVVDAIGISARRQIIFDMDALATRNGSVISAAMFGALAGSGVLPFPIEDYHSVIGKDGRGVAASLRTFDRAFEQATRSPAPAAEPVEPEGASTDPVPETSSDARVAPLLARLRQELPQAAWSIAFAGLKKVVDFQDEAYGRQYLDTLRHVHAIDKEIGGDAQGFALTVTAAKYAANAMAYDDVIRVADLKTRSARRKRIEGEIGVGAQHILSTTEYMHPRMEEIAGMLPAGLANWLKRREGLYRWLDRRVNKGRRVRTYSPGSFLMLYTLAGLRGMRRRSLRHVEEEAHRTEWLDFAMEMARRNYELGVEVLKCRRLIKGYSDTHARGLSKFDRVIAEIGRIAGRKDAAGWARRLRETAIKDGEDADLDGLIRTMQSFA
- a CDS encoding DUF4185 domain-containing protein, with product MTDRRDFLKGAGAVSMGIALAPAALAAAPFASNNAERVRAAQRRDDTILRLGGLGDGYKMSWAADDRQIIAVNDGPGWADPPQAFYNSRLWAAAGSPPDVSFTDLPGYPELNLSARPEDAPHYFGHGLLAARGRLYQFLSTLDRAEDRPRRWTGAKLIYSDDGGSNWRNRDGSSPVVWEDWDEQSRDRFTFFNEPDGCFSLLSILQMGRDYGANRDGYIYVYGTNGSVDGRMNELVLFRAPADRLPDRSAYEYYAGQRRGDARWTADIGQRKPVHVFPRGWVNYTNLFPGDLVVESWLPSVVFNEPLGLYMMANAGIGCAPDGTEFGKPSYFGIWVAATPWGPWRQIHEETAWTPGGDGEARAYAPQISPKWIAPDGKSFWIAWADLKGIHAFGRDEALLSSALEKAEGPAQNAAIQTEFLRRYMPGFSCNAQRVDLRMT
- a CDS encoding MarR family winged helix-turn-helix transcriptional regulator gives rise to the protein MTPDAEILLQTAPPSSIAELEDFLPYLVNRLASVGLAVQNRTLGQQGINTVMLRTLSVLHITNGLTVNEIAVQTFVDQSTASRTIDAMAASGWVERRIPETDMRRREIILTEAGRKLLRDCWPLMEGHCARLTDGIHEADLAACRRVLARMTDNLRQGES
- a CDS encoding thiamine pyrophosphate-dependent enzyme, producing the protein MAERSFAREVEHLRLGDGDVFRGEAILAITKGLLQAGVAYVGGYQGSPISHLIDVLADAKDILDELDVNFQSSASEATAAAMLSASVMYPLRGAVAWKSTVGTNVASDALANLASGGVTGGAMVIVGEDYGEGSSIMQERTHAFAMKSQMWLLDPRPDHACIVNMIEKGFQLSEASNTPVMLEVRVRTCHMHGSFECKDNVRPSPTIREALEAPKRDLDRIVLPPAAYAHEQEKIRKRLPAAIDFIRDHKLNEVFGPQEAEVGIILQGGMYNNVIRALQYLGLSDAYGNTRIPLYVMNVTYPVIESEVADFVSGKNAVLIVEEGQPDYLEQALNTVLRRRDIQTRLWGKNVLPMGGDYTAHVIMKGVLSFMEGSAPRLLGNRPPLPEADSLLAEPAVERLKDVVPPRPPGLCTGCPERPIFAAMKLVQQEIGEHHVSADIGCHLFSILPPFNIGTTTMGFGLGGASAAAFGQKGNKRPIAVMGDGGFWHGGLTTGIGNAVFNKHDGVFLIVDNYYSSATGGQDILSSRAVNKNRDTNNPISKAVEGVGAKWVRQVDRTYNVGRMRSLLKEALTTEVEGPKVIIASSECMLNRQRREKPKTAGKIRDGKRVVIERFGVDEDICTGDHACIRLSGCPSLSVKHLDDPLRDDPVAAIDNSCVGCGNCGEVSEAAALCPSFYRADLIHNPTGWDRFKARMSMALIHFLQTRRDRRRISFGEA
- a CDS encoding AMP-binding protein, which gives rise to MRMHNNNQGFEAATILDGQTVDKETIFSRFATTAGAYPDHDFLYVLPETAAVYGIDPGAISYAAMLDRVRARQEQLRAAGFGRGKRIGILLENRPDFIEIWLAANSVGASIVPINPDLRRGELEYLVGHSEMDAAFVLAERREEVMAAASAAGNPMIAYRPDEAMHALARPAGERDEADSATEAALLYTSGTTGAPKGCVLANEYFLHSGDWYRDAGGIIALRAGEERMLTPLPLFHMNALAVSTMAMISVGGCLTILDRFHPRSWWDSVRRSGATCLHYLGVMPSMLMTAEAGPEDRDHRVRFGFGAGAPGELHAPFEERFGFPLVEAWAMTETGSGGVICANREPRKRGTHCFGRPAAGIEIRIVDDEGAEVAGDAPGELLVRRAGDNPRFGFFAEYLKNPEATQEAWEGGWFHTGDIVSRDADGDLHFVDRKKNVIRRSGENIAAVEVETLLASHPLVRQVGVAATPDAIRGDEVAALIVTEDPDAGARAAEDIARWSLAQMAYYKVPGWIAFVPEIPRTPTQKILRAALKTLVEEKMARGEFIDTRALKKRQR
- a CDS encoding DUF6152 family protein — translated: MLLAATICFAALAGMTSVADAHHSFAMFDQTKQSTKTKTVVTEFRYTNPHSFVLVKARDEKGAMQIFTLECNSVNMLSRLGWKPSILKAGDVVDITFYPLRNGKPGGMLKTIKTPDGKTLNAW
- a CDS encoding MarR family winged helix-turn-helix transcriptional regulator encodes the protein MTQTGQSGTQSSEYHDPLSNIETRIWLRLLTLQGTIYARLNRIFLDQFGISIAKFDVLAQLHRFGDNLSQGELSERLKVTGGNVTGLVRRLVADGLITREMSASDRRSFVVSLTPKGRAVFEAARDMHDALLRDWFGGLSPDDLKSALDILNLLSSETQAKIR